Proteins encoded together in one Pseudomonas sp. TCU-HL1 window:
- a CDS encoding sensor domain-containing protein, which produces MLTLLLWQLHQEYRQLQDSARGRNYTLTRELASHLELVMQMKADAVIALLRQQPPNLESRDARLTELDLLRPLMPATRSLAWLNPNGGVLADTQADSDDDLYLANLVQRSDGQIYHYAFSAVGRGEVYLILRQSPLPEPSGYWVLRMDAEAIRTWLLKHEDRDYRWLLEDRYLQRVLAQSGNSNRAGSIVMPVTAEQEAQTILVSKLEHSDWQVRALHDERQVRASLFPELLSKLLLFLISASLALIALYYLQREQRGLRELNDASRRSLRQAASALGVIEERVLVTQVDGRLSYLNPQAEAMFGISGKVAQDHHLQALLPGLDPLLLNAPGLDHELGSDLVQFKRNGELRLLAVTRNDLNDGAQLLGYVWVLRDVTEEQRALRVLHETRRRYQDIFEGGGIALCVLDLADLRRYLIQHGVRDRNSLAAWIKANPQRHIELLDLLRITEVNQVAMRLLEVSSSEQAWQLLVGTRPLQESGIRFQLMAALLGGSKHLEMESRIVTAQGQSRHIWLVLHLPDMIQDLEAVTLSINDITSRKEVELSLIERERFWSDVVLAVPDTLYVHDIINKRVMLTNNRLAQQLGYGREDISRMGERFWEEILHPDDAEQYWRVRSLQQVVGDGVLLQCQLRWRHKDGTWHWFDVREQALARDENGRVSRLIGVAKDITEPIEAAESMRESGRRYRMLAESISDVIFTTDRELQLNYVSPSVLPALGYSAEWTIANGFQGMAADPRQMVTLFEQLEQIRNALGNPQRLAELRSQMPSRLFLFDCMRADGQKIPVELRTMLMWDEYGRFEGMLGVGRDISQQRRAEKDMRMAATVFEHSTSAILVTDPAGYIVQVNEAFCRITGYAARDVLDQLPSVFTADRQQANQLNYIIGQLNQRGSWEGEIWLKRREGDNYPAWVGITAVQDEEGDLVSYVCFFSDISERKASEQRIHRLAYYDGLTHLPNRTLFQDRLHTALQHAERHQEWVVLMFLDLDRFKPINDSLGHAAGDRMLKDVAVRLAACVDEDDTVARMGGDEFTLLLQARATREGALNRAIHVAELILGSLARPFVLEGREFFVTASIGIALSPQDGRELSQLMKNADTAMYHAKERGKNNFQFYQADMNARALERLELESDLRHALEQGEFLLYYQPQFSGDGKRLTGVEALLRWRHPTRGLVPPGEFIPVLEELGLVVQVGDWVLSEACRQLRTWHQAKMRLPKISVNISARQFADGQLAERIAAIIEDSGLPAACLELELTESILMRDVAEAMAILENLKRLGLCIAVDDFGTGYSSLNYLKQFPIDVLKIDRSFVDGLPDGERDAQIARAIIAMAHSLNLAVIAEGVETHAQLNFLREHGCDEVQGYLFGHPVPAAQFERLFGTSANFILS; this is translated from the coding sequence ATGCTGACGCTGCTGCTGTGGCAGTTGCATCAGGAGTACCGCCAGTTGCAGGACAGTGCGCGGGGCCGCAATTACACCCTGACCCGCGAGCTGGCCAGCCACCTCGAGCTGGTCATGCAGATGAAGGCCGACGCCGTCATCGCGCTACTCCGCCAGCAACCGCCCAACCTCGAAAGCAGAGACGCGCGCCTGACCGAACTGGACCTGCTGCGCCCCCTCATGCCAGCCACGCGCAGCCTGGCCTGGCTCAACCCCAATGGCGGCGTGCTGGCCGATACCCAGGCCGACAGCGACGACGACCTGTATCTGGCCAACCTGGTTCAACGCAGCGATGGCCAGATCTACCACTACGCGTTCAGCGCCGTGGGGCGTGGTGAGGTCTACCTGATCCTGCGCCAGTCGCCATTACCCGAACCGAGCGGCTACTGGGTGTTGCGCATGGACGCCGAAGCCATTCGCACCTGGTTGCTCAAGCACGAAGACCGCGACTATCGCTGGCTGCTGGAAGACCGCTACCTCCAGCGGGTGCTGGCGCAGAGCGGCAACTCGAACCGCGCCGGCTCGATCGTCATGCCGGTGACGGCCGAGCAGGAGGCACAGACCATCCTCGTATCAAAGCTGGAACACAGCGACTGGCAGGTCCGGGCACTTCATGACGAGCGCCAGGTACGCGCCAGCCTGTTCCCCGAACTGCTCAGCAAACTGCTGTTGTTCCTCATCAGTGCCAGCCTGGCGCTGATAGCCCTCTATTACCTGCAACGCGAGCAACGCGGCCTGCGCGAACTCAACGACGCCTCGCGGCGTTCGCTGCGCCAGGCCGCCAGTGCCCTGGGGGTGATTGAGGAACGCGTGCTGGTGACCCAGGTAGACGGCCGTCTGAGCTACCTCAACCCCCAGGCCGAAGCCATGTTCGGCATCAGCGGCAAGGTCGCCCAGGACCACCACCTGCAGGCCCTGCTGCCGGGCCTGGACCCGCTGCTGCTCAACGCCCCTGGCCTGGACCACGAACTGGGCTCGGACCTCGTGCAGTTCAAGCGCAACGGCGAGCTGCGCCTGCTGGCGGTGACCCGCAACGATCTCAACGACGGTGCCCAGCTACTGGGCTACGTCTGGGTGCTGCGCGATGTGACCGAAGAGCAGCGCGCCCTGCGGGTGTTGCACGAAACCCGTCGGCGCTACCAGGACATCTTCGAAGGCGGCGGCATCGCCCTCTGCGTACTCGACCTGGCCGACCTGCGCCGCTACCTGATCCAGCACGGTGTGCGCGACCGCAACAGCCTGGCCGCGTGGATCAAAGCCAACCCGCAGCGCCACATCGAGCTGCTGGACCTCTTGCGCATCACCGAAGTCAACCAGGTCGCCATGCGCCTGCTGGAAGTCAGTAGCAGTGAGCAGGCCTGGCAACTGTTGGTCGGCACCCGTCCGCTGCAAGAAAGCGGCATTCGCTTCCAGCTGATGGCCGCCCTGCTGGGGGGAAGCAAGCACCTGGAGATGGAAAGCCGGATCGTCACCGCCCAGGGCCAGTCGCGGCACATCTGGCTGGTGCTGCACCTGCCGGACATGATCCAGGACCTGGAAGCCGTCACCCTCAGCATCAACGACATCACCAGCCGCAAGGAGGTGGAACTCTCGCTGATCGAGCGCGAACGCTTCTGGTCCGACGTGGTGCTGGCGGTGCCCGACACCCTCTACGTGCACGACATCATCAACAAGCGGGTGATGCTCACCAACAACCGCCTCGCCCAGCAGCTGGGCTACGGCCGTGAAGACATCAGCAGGATGGGCGAACGCTTCTGGGAGGAAATACTGCACCCCGACGACGCCGAGCAGTACTGGCGCGTGCGCAGCCTGCAGCAGGTGGTCGGTGACGGCGTGCTACTGCAGTGCCAGCTGCGCTGGCGCCACAAGGACGGCACCTGGCACTGGTTCGACGTTCGCGAACAGGCCCTGGCCCGTGACGAGAACGGCCGCGTCAGCCGCCTGATCGGCGTGGCCAAGGACATTACCGAACCGATCGAAGCCGCCGAGTCCATGCGCGAGAGCGGGCGCCGCTATCGCATGCTGGCCGAAAGCATCAGCGACGTGATCTTCACCACCGACAGAGAACTACAACTCAACTACGTCAGCCCCTCGGTGCTGCCGGCGCTCGGCTACAGCGCCGAATGGACCATCGCCAACGGCTTCCAGGGCATGGCCGCCGACCCTCGGCAGATGGTCACGCTGTTCGAGCAACTGGAGCAGATCCGCAACGCCCTGGGTAACCCGCAACGCCTGGCCGAACTGCGCAGCCAGATGCCGTCGCGGCTGTTCCTCTTCGATTGCATGCGCGCCGACGGGCAGAAAATTCCCGTAGAGCTGCGCACCATGCTGATGTGGGACGAATACGGACGCTTCGAGGGCATGCTTGGCGTCGGTCGCGACATCAGCCAGCAGCGCCGCGCCGAGAAAGACATGCGCATGGCTGCCACAGTGTTCGAGCACTCCACCTCGGCCATCCTGGTCACCGACCCGGCCGGCTACATCGTCCAGGTCAACGAAGCCTTCTGCCGCATCACCGGCTACGCCGCCCGGGACGTGCTGGACCAGCTCCCCTCGGTGTTCACCGCCGACCGCCAGCAGGCCAACCAGCTCAACTACATCATCGGCCAGCTCAACCAGCGCGGCAGCTGGGAAGGCGAAATCTGGCTCAAGCGCCGGGAGGGCGACAACTACCCGGCCTGGGTCGGCATCACCGCCGTGCAGGACGAGGAAGGGGACCTGGTCAGCTACGTCTGCTTCTTCAGCGACATCAGCGAGCGCAAGGCCAGCGAACAGCGCATCCACCGCCTGGCCTACTACGACGGGCTGACCCACCTGCCCAACCGCACCTTGTTCCAGGACCGCCTGCACACGGCCCTGCAACACGCCGAGCGGCATCAGGAATGGGTCGTACTGATGTTCCTCGACCTCGACCGTTTCAAGCCGATCAACGACTCGCTCGGCCATGCCGCCGGCGACCGCATGCTCAAGGACGTGGCCGTGCGTCTGGCCGCCTGCGTCGACGAAGACGACACCGTGGCGCGCATGGGTGGCGACGAATTCACCTTGCTGCTGCAAGCACGCGCCACCCGCGAGGGCGCGTTGAACCGCGCCATCCATGTTGCCGAGCTGATCCTCGGCAGCCTGGCCCGCCCCTTCGTCCTCGAGGGCCGCGAGTTCTTCGTCACCGCCAGCATCGGCATCGCTCTTTCGCCCCAGGACGGTCGCGAGCTGAGCCAACTGATGAAGAACGCCGACACGGCGATGTACCACGCCAAGGAACGCGGCAAGAACAACTTCCAGTTCTACCAGGCCGACATGAACGCCCGCGCCCTGGAACGCCTGGAGCTGGAAAGCGACCTGCGCCATGCCCTGGAGCAAGGCGAGTTCCTGCTCTACTACCAGCCGCAGTTCTCCGGCGACGGAAAGCGCCTCACCGGGGTCGAGGCCCTGCTGCGCTGGCGCCATCCAACGCGCGGGCTGGTGCCGCCGGGGGAGTTCATCCCGGTACTGGAGGAACTGGGCCTGGTGGTGCAAGTGGGCGACTGGGTGCTAAGCGAGGCGTGCCGCCAGCTCCGGACCTGGCACCAGGCGAAGATGCGCCTGCCGAAGATCTCGGTGAACATCTCCGCCCGCCAGTTCGCCGACGGTCAGCTGGCCGAGCGCATCGCCGCCATCATCGAAGACAGTGGCCTGCCTGCGGCCTGCCTGGAACTGGAACTGACCGAAAGCATCCTGATGCGCGACGTGGCCGAGGCCATGGCCATCCTGGAGAACCTCAAGCGCCTCGGCCTGTGCATCGCGGTGGACGACTTCGGCACCGGTTACTCCTCGCTCAACTACCTCAAGCAGTTCCCCATCGATGTGCTGAAGATCGACCGCAGCTTCGTCGACGGCCTGCCCGACGGCGAACGCGACGCGCAGATTGCCCGCGCCATCATCGCCATGGCCCACAGCCTGAACCTGGCGGTCATCGCCGAAGGCGTGGAAACCCATGCCCAGCTGAACTTCCTGCGCGAACACGGCTGCGACGAAGTGCAGGGCTACCTGTTCGGCCACCCGGTGCCGGCGGCCCAGTTCGAACGCCTGTTCGGGACCAGCGCCAACTTCATCCTGAGCTGA
- the ettA gene encoding energy-dependent translational throttle protein EttA, whose translation MAQYVYTMHRVGKVVPPKREILKDISLSFFPGAKIGVLGLNGAGKSTLLRIMAGVDTEIDGEARPMPGIKVGYLPQEPRLDPAKSVRDIVEEAVGEIKQAQARLDEVYAAYAEPDADFDALAAEQARLEAILQAADGHNLERQLEVAADALRLPSWEAKIEHLSGGEKRRVALCRLLLSAPDMLLLDEPTNHLDADSVAWLEHFLHDFPGTVVAITHDRYFLDNVAGWILELDRGYGIPFEGNYSGWLESKANRLAQEAKQEASHAKAMKAELEWVRQGAKARQSKSKARLQRFEEMQSQEFQKRSETNEIYIPAGPRLGDKVIEFHNVSKGYGDRVLIEDLSFSVPKGAIVGVIGGNGAGKSTLFRMILGKEQPDSGSIELGETVQLASVDQSRDSLEGGKTVWQQVSDGFEQIKIGNYEVPSRSYVGRFNFKGADQQKFVKDLSGGERGRLHLALTLKQGGNVLLLDEPSNDLDVETLRALEEALLDFPGAAIVISHDRWFLDRIATHILSYEDDGKVTFFEGNYTEFEADRKKRLGDAASQPHRVRYKKLAQ comes from the coding sequence ATGGCTCAATACGTCTACACCATGCACCGGGTTGGCAAGGTCGTGCCCCCGAAGCGGGAGATTCTCAAAGACATTTCCCTGTCCTTCTTCCCGGGCGCCAAGATCGGCGTGCTCGGCCTGAACGGCGCGGGCAAGTCGACCCTGCTGCGCATCATGGCCGGGGTGGATACCGAGATCGACGGTGAAGCCCGCCCGATGCCGGGTATCAAGGTCGGCTATCTGCCCCAGGAACCCCGGCTGGACCCGGCCAAGAGCGTGCGTGACATCGTCGAAGAAGCCGTCGGCGAGATCAAACAGGCCCAGGCGCGCCTGGACGAAGTCTATGCCGCCTACGCAGAGCCGGATGCCGACTTCGATGCCCTGGCCGCCGAACAGGCCAGGCTGGAGGCCATCCTCCAGGCCGCCGACGGCCACAACCTGGAGCGTCAGCTGGAAGTCGCCGCCGACGCCCTGCGCCTGCCGTCGTGGGAGGCGAAGATCGAGCACCTGTCCGGTGGCGAGAAGCGCCGCGTAGCCCTCTGCCGCCTGCTGCTGTCGGCTCCCGACATGCTGCTGCTGGACGAACCGACCAACCACCTGGACGCCGACTCGGTGGCCTGGCTGGAGCACTTCCTCCACGACTTCCCCGGTACTGTGGTCGCGATCACCCACGACCGTTACTTCCTCGACAACGTCGCGGGCTGGATTCTCGAACTGGACCGTGGCTACGGCATCCCCTTCGAGGGCAACTACTCCGGCTGGCTGGAATCCAAGGCCAACCGCCTGGCCCAGGAAGCCAAGCAGGAAGCCTCCCACGCCAAGGCCATGAAGGCCGAACTGGAGTGGGTTCGCCAGGGGGCCAAGGCTCGTCAGTCCAAGTCCAAGGCCCGTCTGCAACGCTTCGAGGAAATGCAATCGCAGGAATTCCAGAAGCGCAGCGAAACCAACGAGATCTACATCCCGGCCGGCCCGCGCCTGGGCGACAAGGTCATCGAGTTCCACAACGTCTCCAAGGGCTACGGCGACCGCGTGCTGATCGAGGACCTGTCCTTCAGCGTGCCGAAAGGCGCCATCGTCGGTGTCATCGGTGGTAACGGTGCCGGTAAGTCGACCCTGTTCCGCATGATCCTGGGCAAGGAGCAGCCGGATTCGGGCAGCATCGAGCTGGGTGAAACCGTCCAGCTGGCCAGCGTCGACCAGAGCCGCGACAGCCTGGAAGGTGGCAAGACCGTATGGCAGCAGGTGTCCGATGGCTTCGAGCAGATCAAGATCGGCAACTACGAAGTTCCCTCGCGCAGCTATGTCGGCCGCTTCAACTTCAAGGGCGCCGACCAGCAGAAGTTCGTCAAGGATCTCTCCGGTGGTGAGCGTGGCCGCCTGCACCTGGCCCTGACCCTGAAGCAGGGCGGCAACGTGCTGCTGCTCGACGAACCGTCCAACGACCTCGACGTGGAAACCCTGCGTGCGTTGGAAGAAGCGCTGCTGGACTTCCCCGGCGCCGCCATCGTGATCTCCCACGATCGTTGGTTCCTGGACCGTATCGCCACCCACATCCTGTCTTACGAGGACGACGGCAAGGTGACCTTCTTCGAAGGTAACTACACCGAGTTCGAGGCCGACCGGAAGAAGCGCCTCGGCGATGCGGCTTCCCAGCCCCACCGGGTGCGTTACAAGAAGCTCGCCCAGTAA
- a CDS encoding YbdD/YjiX family protein, with translation MFNDLSRMGKYLGQAARMLVGMPDYDNYVEHMRSKHPDKPVMTYEEFFRERQEARYGGGKGRPVRCC, from the coding sequence ATGTTCAACGACCTCAGCCGCATGGGTAAGTACCTGGGCCAGGCCGCCCGCATGCTGGTGGGCATGCCCGACTACGACAACTACGTCGAGCACATGCGCAGCAAGCACCCGGACAAGCCGGTGATGACCTATGAGGAGTTCTTCCGCGAGCGCCAGGAGGCCCGCTACGGCGGCGGCAAGGGACGGCCCGTGCGCTGCTGTTGA
- the glyA gene encoding serine hydroxymethyltransferase, which translates to MFSRDLTLARYDADLFAAMEQEAQRQEEHIELIASENYTSPAVMEAQGSVLTNKYAEGYPGKRYYGGCEYVDVVEQLAIDRAKQLFGADYANVQPHAGSQANAAVYLALLSAGDTLLGMSLAHGGHLTHGASVSSSGKLYNAVQYGIDANGLIDYDEVERLAVEHKPKMIVAGFSAYSQVLDFPRFRAIADKVGAYLFVDMAHVAGLVAAGVYPNPVPFADVVTTTTHKTLRGPRGGLILARKNEEIEKKLNSAVFPGAQGGPLEHVIAAKAVCFKEALQPEFKAYQQQVVKNAQAMAQVFIDRGFDVVSGGTQNHLFLLSLIKQDITGKDADAALGRAFITVNKNSVPNDPRSPFVTSGLRIGTPAVTTRGFKEVECRELATWICDILENMGDESVVDRVREQVKAICAKLPVYGK; encoded by the coding sequence ATGTTCAGCCGTGATTTGACCCTCGCCCGCTACGATGCCGACCTGTTCGCCGCCATGGAGCAAGAAGCCCAGCGCCAGGAAGAACACATCGAGCTCATCGCCTCCGAGAACTACACCAGCCCGGCGGTCATGGAGGCTCAGGGCTCCGTGCTGACCAACAAGTACGCCGAAGGCTATCCGGGCAAGCGCTACTACGGTGGCTGCGAGTACGTCGACGTCGTCGAGCAGCTGGCCATCGACCGCGCCAAGCAACTGTTCGGCGCCGACTACGCTAACGTCCAGCCGCACGCCGGCTCCCAGGCCAACGCAGCTGTCTACCTGGCCCTGCTGTCGGCCGGTGATACCCTCCTCGGCATGAGCCTGGCTCACGGCGGTCACCTGACCCACGGCGCCAGCGTGTCCTCCTCCGGCAAGCTGTACAACGCCGTGCAATACGGTATCGACGCCAATGGCCTGATCGACTACGACGAAGTCGAGCGCCTGGCCGTAGAGCATAAGCCGAAGATGATCGTCGCCGGCTTCTCCGCCTACTCGCAGGTCCTCGACTTCCCGCGCTTCCGTGCCATCGCCGACAAGGTAGGTGCCTACCTGTTCGTCGACATGGCCCACGTTGCCGGCCTGGTCGCCGCTGGCGTCTACCCGAACCCGGTTCCCTTCGCCGACGTGGTCACCACCACCACCCACAAGACCCTGCGCGGCCCGCGCGGCGGCCTGATCCTCGCTCGCAAGAACGAAGAGATCGAGAAGAAGCTCAACTCCGCCGTGTTCCCCGGCGCCCAGGGTGGCCCGCTGGAGCACGTGATCGCCGCCAAGGCCGTGTGCTTCAAGGAAGCCCTGCAACCCGAGTTCAAGGCTTACCAGCAGCAAGTGGTGAAGAACGCCCAGGCCATGGCCCAGGTCTTCATCGACCGCGGTTTCGACGTGGTTTCCGGTGGCACCCAGAACCACCTGTTCCTGCTCAGCCTGATCAAGCAGGACATCACCGGTAAGGATGCCGACGCTGCCCTCGGCCGCGCCTTCATCACCGTGAACAAGAACTCCGTACCGAACGACCCCCGCTCGCCTTTCGTCACTTCCGGCCTGCGCATCGGTACCCCGGCCGTGACCACTCGTGGCTTCAAGGAAGTCGAGTGCCGCGAGCTGGCCACCTGGATCTGCGACATCCTGGAGAACATGGGCGACGAGTCCGTGGTCGACCGCGTTCGCGAACAGGTCAAGGCCATCTGCGCCAAGCTGCCGGTTTACGGCAAGTAA